The following are encoded together in the Phaseolus vulgaris cultivar G19833 chromosome 9, P. vulgaris v2.0, whole genome shotgun sequence genome:
- the LOC137821771 gene encoding uncharacterized protein yields MQDQGNQYNPLLQNTGFIQHNSGSLNGPSSLSSCFTSPSALNSATTAFSGTRPTEGPSALLFNNQVSHISSLFRPERAQGTQLLQVPPFSVNTMTSQRADNGLMPSSFRTQTSVPSLNMLNQSDRSLVTYGPYTNLQQSPSLNLQNPSLNLQTPSLNLQTPSLNLQYPRQGQREPPRRGRPRKHFEPGEASSPYKRRKRGSSTRENVGRSSLSQGNQSAAAGAVKEDQNPPNPSSSAAETASPFVNAMYDPAFERAGVPIDPLLRLFNATMDKPAGPQQ; encoded by the exons ATGCAAGATCAAGGAAACCAGTACAATCCATTATTGCAGAACACTGGTTTTATCCAGCATAACAGCGGCTCATTGAATGGACCTTCATCTCTGTCATCCTGCTTCACATCTCCTTCAGCACTGAACTCTGCCACTACGGCGTTTTCGGGTACTAGACCCACCGAAGGACCAAGTGCACTACTTTTTAACAACCAAGTGTCTCATATTTCAAGCCTTTTTAG GCCTGAAAGAGCACAGGGGACACAACTGCTGCAAGTACCCCCTTTTTCTGTGAACACAATGACTTCACAGCGTGCTGACAATGGACTTATGCCTTCATCTTTTAG GACGCAAACTTCAGTACCAAGTCTAAATATGCTGAATCAAAGTGACAGATCATTGGTTACTTATGGTCCTTATACTAATCTACAGCAAAGTCCAAGTTTGAATCTGCAAAATCCAAGTTTGAATCTGCAAACTCCAAGTTTGAATCTGCAAACTCCAAGTTTGAATCTTCAATATCCAAGG CAGGGACAGCGAGAACCCCCACGTCGTGGTCGTCCCCGGAAACATTTTGAACCAGGCGAGGCATCTTCACCTTATAAACGTCGAAAG AGGGGTTCGTCCACAAGAGAAAATGTTGGGAGATCATCTTTATCCCAAGGAAACCAAAGTGCTGCTGCTGGTGCAGTGAAAGAAGATCAGAACCCACCAAACCCTTCTTCCTCGGCTGCTGAAACTGCAAG TCCATTTGTGAATGCTATGTATGATCCTGCATTTGAGAGGGCTGGCGTTCCCATTGACCCTCTTCTCAGATTGTTCAATGCAACGATGG
- the LOC137822168 gene encoding laccase-4-like: protein MTRTQCGEWWKSDTEAVINEALKSGLAPNVSDAHTINGHPGPVQGCASQEGFKFDVKPGNTYLLRIINVALNEELFFKIAGHELTVVEVDAVYTKPFKTDTIVITPGQTTNVLLTTKHAAGKYLVATSPFMDAPIAVDNKTATATLHYSGTLSSSLTTLTSMPPKNSTILATSFTDSLRSLNSKKYPARVPLKIDRNLLFTVSLGINPCATCVNNSRVVADINNVTFVMPKISLLQAHFFKIKGVFTDDFPGNPPVFYNFIGTQPSNLNIVTGTKLYRLTYNSTVQLVLQDT from the exons ATGACAAGAACCCAATGTGGTGAATGGTGGAAATCAGATACTGAGGCTGTAATAAATGAAGCTTTGAAATCTGGTTTGGCACCTAATGTCTCTGATGCTCACACAATCAATGGTCATCCAGGACCTGTCCAAGGCTGTGCTTCACAAG AAGGATTTAAGTTCGATGTCAAACCAGGAAACACCTACTTGCTAAGAATCATCAATGTTGCACTCAATGAAGAGCTTTTCTTTAAAATTGCTGGTCATGAACTAACTGTTGTTGAAGTTGATGCAGTCTACACAAAACCATTCAAAACTGATACCATTGTCATAACACCCGGCCAGACCACAAACGTGCTTCTAACAACCAAACATGCAGCTGGAAAATACTTGGTTGCAACCTCTCCTTTCATGGATGCTCCTATTGCAGTAGACAACAAGACTGCCACTGCCACATTACACTATTCAGGCACCCTTAGTTCCAGCCTCACCACCCTCACTTCCATGCCTCCCAAAAATTCCACCATTCTTGCTACCAGTTTCACTGACTCTCTCAGAAGCTTAAACTCTAAAAAGTATCCAGCCAGAGTCCCTTTGAAGATTGACAGAAACTTGCTCTTCACTGTTAGTCTTGGTATCAACCCTTGTGCTACTTGTGTGAATAATAGCAGGGTGGTAGCAGATATCAACAATGTTACCTTTGTGATGCCTAAAATTTCTCTTCTCCAAGCACATTTCTTCAAAATTAAGGGAGTTTTCACAGATGATTTTCCTGGAAATCCTCCTGTATTTTATAACTTCATAGGAACACAACCATCCAATTTAAATATCGTGACTGGAACAAAGCTATATAGACTTACTTACAATTCTACAGTTCAATTAGTCTTGCAAGATACTTAA
- the LOC137822169 gene encoding uncharacterized protein has protein sequence MYAYEIAKKNKDNRKKQTVPHTGGSKSIARKKDEMEKELGRKVSRGEVWVATHKHANGEFVNDGAREIGEKIQAYESNTSSLSHDISIDDSLAHAFGSEEHCGRVRGMGLGPCPSHVFGYTRNSRTGISSTTYRELENQVIALKSQLDEQNKRYEEREKRYEEHEKRFEIMMNFFFQSYQGQLPPELTMFNRSSVSDQGSVPKN, from the exons ATGTATGCTTATGAAATTGCCAAAAAGAACAAGGATAATAGAAAGAAGCAAACAGTTCCTCATACTGGTGGATCCAAGAGCATTGCACGGAAGAAAGATGAGATG GAGAAAGAGCTTGGTCGCAAAGTTAGTAGGGGAGAAGTATGGGTAGCAACACATAAACATGCTAACGGAGAATTTGTGAATGATGGGGCAAGAGAGATTGGG GAAAAGATTCAAGCATATGAGTCAAATACATCTTCCCTCTCACATGATATATCAATTGATGATTCACTAGCTCATGCCTTTGGAAGTGAAGAACATTGTGGTCGTGTTCGAGGGATGGGATTGGGACCTTGCCCTTCTCATGTGTTTGGATATACTAGAAATTCTCGCACTGGGATATCTTCAACTACTTATAGAGAATTGGAGAATCAG GTTATTGCATTAAAGTCACAATTGgatgaacaaaataaaagatatgaAGAACGTGAGAAAAGATATGAAGAACATGAAAAAAGATTTGAGATAATGatgaattttttctttcaaagttatCAAGGTCAATTGCCTCCTGAGTTGACTATGTTCAATCGTTCATCg GTGTCTGATCAAGGAAGTGTGCCAAAAAATTAG